Below is a genomic region from Methanolobus sediminis.
ACGTGCAACGTGCATCATACGGTGAGAGAGCTGAACCTTTTCCAGTAACTCCATTGCACGGGAAACAGCCGTCTCACTGTTAACACCGATCTCTGTCAGTGAGTTTACTACATTGGTTATGACCCTGTCATCACCATACAGCGCAAATGTACGCTGGAGCATGATTGCGATCCTCTTGGTAATCTCACGTCTGTCAGCATCATGTAAGGAAAGTTTAATGAAATCAGCTTCGAAAGGTTTGAGGGTATCACCACATATAGGACACTGTTGTCCTGCTTTACTTGGCGGCTCCATATGTCCGCACTTCTCACATCTTGCGAGATGGTAGATTACCTCTCCGCTAATACCTTCGTACTCTTCAACACCACGCAGGACGTGCATCAATACTGTTTTGCCTGAACCGCTCCTACCAAGGATACCGAGAACTTCTCCCTCGTTGATGGTCAGGTTTATATCTTTGAGAACTTTGACACCATCAAATTCAAGTGTCAGGTTTTTGACTTCAATGAATAATGCCATTTGATTTCCTCCGCCCAGGGGTGCATAGGAGTCCTGTTTCACTAATAATGATATGCATATCTACTCAAATTACTTAACGGTTTTGTAGACTGCGCACAAAACTAGCTCTGCTGGAACCCATGCAGACCTGATAACAAGTTTTTAGCGATCTTTTTTAAAGAATTACTGTTGGATTATTGAACTCAATACATAAACATAACGCATCTGCTTCGCGCTGTTAACTTCTAAAAACAGCAGCTACATATTGATTTTACGAAGTGACCGATTCATCAATATTCCTTATAATGTCCACTACATCGATGATATTGCCGATGATAATGTCCGCAGAATCCATCAACACCTGGGGACGCTCATCCCCTTGCTGCGAAGTTAGAATTCCAACATCGGCCGCCCTTAATGCAAGTATATCGTTCATGCCGTCGCCCACCATGATAACAATATCATGGTCATTTTTCAGGTTTTTCACAATACGTTCTTTATCATGCGTTGTGGCAACTGCGAAAACACGTTTCATGGGGATTGAGAGAGAAGAAGCAAGTACCTGAAGATTTTGGGCGTCGTCTCCTGAAGCTATGAAAATATCAACACCAAGTTCCCTGACAGTATTGATGGTCTCTAAAGTGCTGGAATACATCCTTCCGCCTGTGCTAAGAACATAAGGAACCTGAGATTCCAGGGAATCAACTACAAGACCTGCTGCAATATAGGAGATTTCAGGACAGCGGCCCTTCACGTGTGAAACCACATCATAGATATCCCTAACTTTTACATTATTCCCACGAATTATACTGTAAACATCTTCCAGTTTGAAAGGGCTGCTTGAACAACTTATTCCCAGAGGAACATTGTACATATCTATGAACTCACGAAGCTCAAGGTCAGGGGAACATTGCCATAATTCGTCAAAGCGGGTACGCAAAATCACAAGTGCCCTGTTGGCTTTCTCCGCAACTAAAAGAGTTGTCTGTATATCTTCCAGCACTGAGCCATTGCTCATGTCCTTTGCAACACGATACATATGTAACAGTGTCCCGGCACTGTCAAAGACAACAGCAACACGTTTTTTCATGAATTGTGATAGGATTCATCAAATATACGTTTACTCCTTTACTGCAGATTCATGGCAATACAGACTGCCAAATAACTAATAAGCAAACAGAAACTATTTCAGAACACCAATGAGCAGAACTAACTTGGCCATAAAGGTCCTGATAGTTATTATTTTGCTTGCTCTTGCTTTTGAGGGTATGCGACATACAGATAATAACGAACCGGTAATATTATCACAGCCCTGGGACCACAGACCCATTACAGTTTATATTGATGACACTGACGTACCGGAGCATTACAGCCCCACTTATAAAGAAGATGTATTGAATGCCATCAAATACTGGGAAAACGGAGGGAACGGACAGTTAGGGTTCCAGCCTGAGTTTCAGGTACTTGATACGGATAATGCTGACATACTGATAATGTGGGTGGATAATCTTGAAAAGGATGCAGGCTCAGCAGATGGGATTGCAGGATTTACCAGACCATATATCGTGAACGGACAATTTGAAAGAGTGGATATTGTTCTTGAAGCAGGAAATTACGAAGGTTATGCATGGCGACAATATGGCGACAGTTCCATGGAAGACATAGCAGCACATGAAATTGGACATGCACTGGGACTTGGGCACAGCAATGACAGAAACGACATCATGTATCCGAAATATGACCGCAGGGATAATCTCAATCCACTGCTCTTCAATTCCACTCGCTATGTGCTTCTGGCTCTGTTGATTGTAGCAGCCCTTATAGTTTCATATCATGGAACCGGGTGGCTCCGGTATAAAAAACAAAGAAAAAAACTGGAAGATGAGGTGTTCAGCAATCCTGAAGGAGAAAAGAAAAATGAATGATATGACTATCTTCCAGGCAATCCTGCGATATTTTGGCGGAGAAATCATTGATTTTTCAGACTGCGAAGTTGATCTTTCGGGACTCACACAATTCCAGCGTGAAGTCCTGGAAGAAGTGAGGAAGATCCCTTATGGTGAAACTATAACATATCAGGAACTTGCCTCTAGGGTTGGAAGAAATGGCGCTGCCAGAGCAGTGGGTTCCGCTGTTGCCAAAAACCCGTATCCGATAATCATACCATGCCACCGTGTTGTTGCATCTTCCGGCATCGGAGGATTTTGTGGTGAAACTTGTGGAGAGAAGGTTGAGCTCAAGAGAAAAATGCTTGAAATGGAAGCGAACTGCAAAAGAAAATAAATGATGAAAAAGATAATACATGCAGATGGTGGGTTGGAAGAAATACGCAGGGGGTTAAACATGTACGGATGGACTGGAAGAACAGTTATCATTGACCTGGGCAACAACTCGGTCACAGAAACAAGAACTAAAAAAGTGTATGCTGAGCAATTTATAGGTGGGCGTGGTCTTGGATGCAGACTTATGCAGGACTTTGCCAACCCTGAAATAGATCCGCTAAGCCCTGAAAATCCCCTTATACTTACCACCGGACCGCTTACAGGGACATCAGTCCCAATGTCCGGGCATTTTTCTATCACATGTAAGTCTCCGCTCACATCAACAATTTTCAGCACAAATGTTGGTGGCTATTTTGGAGCGGAACTCAAATTTGCAGGCATTGATGCCCTTGTGATAACAGGCAAAGCTGAAAAGCCTGTGTATATCAGTATCTACGATGATGAAGTGGAAATATTACCTGCTGAGCATCTCTGGGGAAAAAATACTGCTGAAACAACAACCCTTCTTGAAGATAAGGGAAAGGTTGCATGCATAGGTAGGGCCGGAGAAACTTTAGTCAGCATGGCAAATATCGTGAATGATCGCTTATATACCAGTGGTCGTGGCGGACATGGAGCTGTTGCAGGTTCAAAAAACCTCAAAGCTATCGTTGTCAAAGGCACTAATAAAATAGAAGTTGCAAAACCTGATGAGTTTGAAGAGATTGTTGAGAAGGCAAATAAACTGCTGATCGCAAGCCCTCCTGCTTCCAAAGGACTCAAAAAATATGGCAGTTCCGTAATTGCAGACCTTCTGAATTATATGGGAACCCTGCCAGCAATGAATTTCCGTGAAAAAAAATTCCATAATGCAGACAAACTTTCAGGTGAGGAACTCAACAATACTTTTCATTTAAAGGAAGCACCCTGTTACTCGTGCCCCATTGGTTGCAAGCGAACCGACCCGGATGGAAAACCTGTTCCTGATTATGATTCAATATGGGCTTTGGGATCGAACATCGGAAATGATGATATCCATCTTGTCAGGGAACTTGATAGTCTCTGCCTTGATTACGGACTGGATCCTATTTCTGTGGGAGCTGCAATTGCAGCTTATATGGAAATAAAGCCCTGGATCACAATGGAAAAGGTAAAAGAAATTACCATGGAGATAGGAGAAGGAACGCATTACGTGTGTAAAGGCACTCATGATTACCTACATTCCACTGGAAAAGAGGAATGTGACACCTCAGTGAAAGGTCTTGGAATCCCAGGATACGACCCCAGGGAAATCAAAGGTATGGCCATTGCCTATGCTACATCAAACACAGGCGGCTCACATTTAAGCGCATTTATGGCAGGTCCGGAGATAATGGGAAAACCCATGCTTCTTGAGAGAGACAAGTTTGATGGAAAAGCTGCTCTTGTGTTATATTTCCAGGACCTTACAGCAGTAATTGATTCCCTTGTGATGTGTCCGTTCACAATGCTTGCAGTAGGGGAAGTTGATTTTGCCTCAATGCTGAACAATCTGACCGGAGAGAACTATTCTGCCGAAGAACTGCTAAGAGTTGGTGAAAGAATATTCAATATGGAAAGAATGTTCAATCTAAAAGCAGGCATCACATCCGAAGATGACACGCTTCCTGAGAGATTCTTTGAGAATGGTGATATTGATAAAAGCGAGTTTGAAAAGACTATTCTGGACTATTACCATTTCAGAGGATGGAATGTTGAGGTATACCGGAAGAGAATACACTGAAAGAACTCGGGATTTACGAAGAAAAACACAAATCTGACTCTTCTGCGCAACAAGACATATGAGAAAGATATAAACACATTTATATCAGATTCTTCTATTATAACCTCCTATTAATGCGGAATCAAAGGTTAAGTTCATATATAGCATTAGAAGTTATACCCTTTAGACCTTTTAAGCTCATAAATAATTATTACGATTATGGAGGATTTTAAGTGAAAATACAAGTTGAAGTTAAAGAACTTAAAGAAGGCAAGTACGTCATCGTAGACGACGAGGCCTGCGTCATCAAGAGCATATCCAAGTCCAAGCCAGGTAAACACGGTTCAGCAAAGGCAAGAATCGATGTTATCGGACTTTTTGACAACCAGAAGAGATCAATTGTAGGTCCTGTATCTGACAAGATCTACGTCCCGGTCGTAGAGAGAAAGAACGCACAGGTCCTTTCAATTGCAGGCGATGTTGCACAGCTCATGGACATGGGCGACTTCTCAACCTTTGAAATGAAGATCCCTGACGAGTACAAGGAAAGGATAAAGGAAGGAGAAGAGGTTTCATTCCTCACTGCACTCGGCAAGATGAAGTTCGATCTCAGATGATCGAACCTAACTTTTCTTATCTTTTTTTATTACTAAATTTATGTTTTACAAACCTGATATGATGGATGCTTTTGCAGACTATGAGACTGCAAGGTATGTAATATTCGGTGTCCCTTTTGATGCTACATCATCATTCAGGCCAGGAAGTCGCTGGGCTCCTGATGCAATGAGGAAAGCCTCAGTGAATTTCGAAAAATATAACCAGCATTTCGATGTTGATTTTGAAGACCTGCTCATTCACGATATCGGAAATCTTGAGCCTTATTCTTCAGTTGACGAAACGCTCGAAGACCTGTATTATGCAGTCAGGCCCATTGTAAAAGACGGAAAAATTCCCATTATGATGGGAGGAGAACACTCTCTTACTTATTCATGTGTAAAAGCATGTGCAGAGGAAGCCGGTGAAGATATTGGCTTTGTTGTTATGGACGCACACTTCGACCTCCGGGAAGAATATGGAGGTATCAGGAACAACCATGCATGTGTATCCAGACACGTTCGCGATGATATCACAGATACCTATGTGACCATTGGTGTTCGTAGCGGACCCAAAGAGGAATGGGTATATGCTAAAGAGAACGGCATCAAATACTACACCGCAGACGATGTCCGTGAAATCGGAATAAAACAGGTAATTTCCGAGGTTAAAGAATATCTCGGTTGCAAGAAGATCTACCTGTCACTCGATATGGATGCAATTGACCCTGC
It encodes:
- a CDS encoding methylated-DNA--[protein]-cysteine S-methyltransferase, with product MNDMTIFQAILRYFGGEIIDFSDCEVDLSGLTQFQREVLEEVRKIPYGETITYQELASRVGRNGAARAVGSAVAKNPYPIIIPCHRVVASSGIGGFCGETCGEKVELKRKMLEMEANCKRK
- the speB gene encoding agmatinase, giving the protein MFYKPDMMDAFADYETARYVIFGVPFDATSSFRPGSRWAPDAMRKASVNFEKYNQHFDVDFEDLLIHDIGNLEPYSSVDETLEDLYYAVRPIVKDGKIPIMMGGEHSLTYSCVKACAEEAGEDIGFVVMDAHFDLREEYGGIRNNHACVSRHVRDDITDTYVTIGVRSGPKEEWVYAKENGIKYYTADDVREIGIKQVISEVKEYLGCKKIYLSLDMDAIDPAYAPGLGTPEPFGLTDIDVREVIRALAPISIGFDVVEISPEYDNGISALLGTKLLREFIAAHAASER
- a CDS encoding HAD family hydrolase, which translates into the protein MKKRVAVVFDSAGTLLHMYRVAKDMSNGSVLEDIQTTLLVAEKANRALVILRTRFDELWQCSPDLELREFIDMYNVPLGISCSSSPFKLEDVYSIIRGNNVKVRDIYDVVSHVKGRCPEISYIAAGLVVDSLESQVPYVLSTGGRMYSSTLETINTVRELGVDIFIASGDDAQNLQVLASSLSIPMKRVFAVATTHDKERIVKNLKNDHDIVIMVGDGMNDILALRAADVGILTSQQGDERPQVLMDSADIIIGNIIDVVDIIRNIDESVTS
- a CDS encoding aldehyde ferredoxin oxidoreductase family protein, whose product is MYGWTGRTVIIDLGNNSVTETRTKKVYAEQFIGGRGLGCRLMQDFANPEIDPLSPENPLILTTGPLTGTSVPMSGHFSITCKSPLTSTIFSTNVGGYFGAELKFAGIDALVITGKAEKPVYISIYDDEVEILPAEHLWGKNTAETTTLLEDKGKVACIGRAGETLVSMANIVNDRLYTSGRGGHGAVAGSKNLKAIVVKGTNKIEVAKPDEFEEIVEKANKLLIASPPASKGLKKYGSSVIADLLNYMGTLPAMNFREKKFHNADKLSGEELNNTFHLKEAPCYSCPIGCKRTDPDGKPVPDYDSIWALGSNIGNDDIHLVRELDSLCLDYGLDPISVGAAIAAYMEIKPWITMEKVKEITMEIGEGTHYVCKGTHDYLHSTGKEECDTSVKGLGIPGYDPREIKGMAIAYATSNTGGSHLSAFMAGPEIMGKPMLLERDKFDGKAALVLYFQDLTAVIDSLVMCPFTMLAVGEVDFASMLNNLTGENYSAEELLRVGERIFNMERMFNLKAGITSEDDTLPERFFENGDIDKSEFEKTILDYYHFRGWNVEVYRKRIH
- a CDS encoding matrixin family metalloprotease → MSRTNLAIKVLIVIILLALAFEGMRHTDNNEPVILSQPWDHRPITVYIDDTDVPEHYSPTYKEDVLNAIKYWENGGNGQLGFQPEFQVLDTDNADILIMWVDNLEKDAGSADGIAGFTRPYIVNGQFERVDIVLEAGNYEGYAWRQYGDSSMEDIAAHEIGHALGLGHSNDRNDIMYPKYDRRDNLNPLLFNSTRYVLLALLIVAALIVSYHGTGWLRYKKQRKKLEDEVFSNPEGEKKNE
- a CDS encoding translation initiation factor IF-5A; translated protein: MKIQVEVKELKEGKYVIVDDEACVIKSISKSKPGKHGSAKARIDVIGLFDNQKRSIVGPVSDKIYVPVVERKNAQVLSIAGDVAQLMDMGDFSTFEMKIPDEYKERIKEGEEVSFLTALGKMKFDLR